The Gammaproteobacteria bacterium nucleotide sequence GCTGCAGGGACGGAGCGCGGCTCATGGCTATGTGGGCGGGCTGATGCCTATAGCTGATAAGTATGGGTATGGCAGGCTGATAACTAGATGTGGAGGCTGATGGCAATATCGAAACCTGCATCCGCATTTCTCCCTCTCCCGCGTAAATTACTATTTTAATTGTGTGAGCCTTTCGCGGGAGAGGGCTGGGGTGAGGGCCTTTTCCCTTTAACACAGCGTCACTCCAATAAGATAAGGACAATAAAGGGCTCTCAAAATCGCTCGCATTACAGACTATTAAGCAGCGAACTCTTCCGTTTTGTAAATAGCATACTGATCGTGCACTAAACCAATGCGGGTTTTAACGGCTAAGTACAATATTACGATACTAAACAGCGCAATCACTAAAAAATCCCATCCGAAAGAAATAATATTCTTGCCACCAAATGAGCCCAAGTATGAGATTACAAAAAGTCCGCTAAAATAAGGGGCAATCCACAGTATTGCTTTCAGGCCCGTGTTTGTAGCGCTAATATTGCCACGTAGATAGGCGCCTACAAATAAAAGCAGCCCCATGCCAATGGCAATTTCAAATTTCCAGATAGTCTCCCATCCAGTCCAATAACTGATGAGGTTACAGAAATAAAAGGCAATAAAACATAAGAGCTGGGCGGCGGGTAAACGAAAGCCTCTTTTTTCATTGGGTAATTGTAAGCGTAAACACAAAAGAGAAATGGGTCCCATCGCATAGGAGATCACCATCGCAGAGACCAAGAAACTCACCATGGCTTGCCAGCCCGGTAAGGGTAAAAATAAAAACATTCCAATCAAGAAATTGAGGGAAATGGCAAAAACAGGAAAGTGTTGCTTGTTTAACCGAGAAAAAATACTGGGAAAGTAACCATTTTTACTCATGGCATATAATATTCTTGCAGTAGACGTCACATAAATGAGTCCGGCGCCGAGTGGCGATACAACGGCATCGATATACAGCAGCTTTAAAATCCAAACCAGCCCCAGTCCCGCTGCGATACCTGCATACGGCCCTACATCTCCCGTGAAACTCAAATTGTTCCAACCAGCGGCTAAACTTGAATGGGGAATGGCGCCGATAAAGGCAATTTGTAAGCCAATATACAACAACAAGCAAATAACGATTGACCCAACAATAGCGAGGGGGATTGCTAAACGTGAATTTTTAGTTTCACCGGCGAGTTCGACACCATGTTTAAAACCAGTAAAAGCAAAGGCCACTCCGCCTGCTGCTACTGCAGTCATAATATCATGCCAGTGTGCGCTAAATGATTGAGTATCGATCGCGTAGAAATGTGGAATTTGAAACCTTGTTTTAATAAAAAACAAAATAGTAAGGATGATGACCAGCACTTTGAAGCCGAATAAGATGAGATTAAATCTGACCAATCCTTTGAAGCTTGCAATATTAACCACGCAGAGTAAAAGCATAATTAGGGCGGCCCATAACATTCCCATGGGGGTCAGAACAGGTGCATTGTTACTCATATGTACCAAGAAACCAAAATAGGTTGAAGCGTACTGTAAGACCGCCTGCACTTCAATGGGGGCCATAGTCAGGGCTGAAATCCATGTAATCCAGCTCATTATGAAACTGGTTAAGATACCGTGACTGAGTTGGGGGAATCGCGAGCTGCCACCCGCTATGGGCAAAAAAACAGAAAGTTCCGCAAAAGTTAGTGCGATCAAAATAGTGACTAATCCGCCAATTATCCATGCATAGATGGCATAAGGGCCTGCCAGTTTTGCTGCATAGAAAGGGGCGAAGAGCCAGGCAGAACCAATCATGCCGTTGATGCTAATCAGTAATAAGTGAAAAGGCGAAAATCGTCGATGGAGTTGGTCCATATGGTTTCCTTGATTCACATCTAGAGGTAAAACAGAGTCAGGATGTAACGAGCAGAATTCGGATTTTACCGAATTACTTTCGTCGCATCCGGACTACAAATTCCCTATTGTCGTAGCGTATGTTCAACGATGCTTCACTTCGGGAACATCTCGGCGAGTAGGACCCGTATAGAGTTGACGGGGGCGGCAGAGCCGTCGCTTTGGGTCACTTATCATTTCATTCCAATGGGAGATCCAGCCAACCGTCCTTGCAATAGCAAAAATTACGGTAAACATATTGGCAGGAATTCCAAGGGCACTGAGTGTAATGCCTGAGTAAAAATCCACGTTGGGATAAAGTTTTTTCTCAATAAAATAGTCGTCTTCCAAAGCGATTTTTTCTAATTTCAAGGCTAATTTGAAAATAGGATTATCGTGACCGCCCACTTCTTTTAAGACTTCATGGCAGGTTTCTCGCATGACTTTTGCCCGAGGGTCGTAATTTTTATATACCCGGTGGCCAAATCCCATTAAGCGAAATGGATCATCTTTATCCTTGGCGCGCTTGATATACTCTCCAATGCGAGCTTCACTGCCAATTTCACGTAACATATTAAGTGCGGCTTCATTAGCCCCCCCATGCGCAGGCCCCCATAAAGCGGCAATTCCTGCGGAAATACACGCAAATGGATTCGCGCCGGTTGAACCCGCCATTCTGACCGTAGAAGTTGAGGCATTTTGTTCGTGATCGGCGTGTAGAATTAAGATTCTATCCATTGCTCGCACTAAAACAGGGCTCGGTTCATATATTTCAGAGGGGGTGCCAAACATCATATGTAAAAAGTTTTCTGAGTACTTCATTTTATTTTGGGGATACATATAAGGTTGGCCGATAGAATATTTATGGCACATAGCAGCGATAGTGGGCATTTTTGAGATCACGCGGTTAGCCGAAACCACGCGATGTTCTGGATTATTAATGTCTAGAGAATCGTGATAGAAGGCGGATAATGCACCCACAACTCCCACCATAATGGCCATAGGATGCGCGTCACGCCGAAAACCATTCAAAAAGTTATACAGCTGCTCATGCACCATCGTATGGTAACAAATGTTATATTCAAACGATTGCTTCTGATCTGCGTCAGGCAATTCACCATTTAATAATAAATAGCAGACTTCCATATAATTGCATTTTTCAGCGAGTTGTTCGATCGGATAGCCACGATAGAGAAGTATCCCTTTATCACCATCAATAAAGGTAATTTTGGATTCGCAGGCGGCCGTTGACATAAATCCGGGGTCGTAGGTGAAGATATCTTCTTTACCCACCTGATTAATATCGATTACTTCCGGCCCAAGGGTGCCGCTATAGATAGGGAGGTCTAAATCTTTGTCTTCAAAGGTCAGTTTTGCTACTTTCTGCGCCATTATGCCACCCTCATTCTTTTTATAAGATTGGATCCAAGAACTATAGCTAAATAAGAGGAAGGTTGTCAAAAGATGCACACGGTAGGAGCGGAATTAGTGCGTTATTTCTTCAGAATGATTCGATAGTAAAGAAATCCTTTTAATTCGATAAAAGATTGTGTTAAAAATGTTTTTTAATTTTTCAGGTAATTATTCAGTTTTTATATGAATGAGGAACCTCACCGTGAAAGACAAACGACCAGTCTACTTGGACGTAACTAAGTATAAATTTCCCAACACTGCGATAGTCTCTATTCTCCATCGTATTTCTGGAGTTATTCTATTCTTATACATTCCTTTCTTAATCTGGGCCTTGGATACGTCATTATCCTCTGGAGAGCACTTTCAACAGCTGCTCTATAATTTTGATTGGCCTGTAACCAAATTTTTCTTGTGGGTCTTGTTAGCATCACTCATCTTTCATCTTGTCGCAGGTGTTCGACATCTTTTTATGGACATGGGCATCGGTGAAACACATCGTGGAGGTCGGTTAGGCGCCAACTTAGTCTTCATCATTTCACTCGTGTTAATATTAGTGGCGGGGATTTGGTTATGGTAGATAGTATACTGAGTTTAAGTACGCGCGGCCTGCGTGACTGGTTAATCCAACGGGTAACTGCATTAATTATTGGGTTATATGCAATTTTTATCATTGGCTTCATAATCCTTCACCCCCAAATGCAGTTTGATGAGTGGCAATCCTTGTTCTCATTCAACATAACGAAGATTTTTAGTTTATTAGTTCTTTTTAGTATTATTTTACACGCCTGGATAGGTATGTGGACCGTATTTACGGATTACATCACGTCATGGCGTTGGCGTTTATTTTTAGAAATTTTAGTCGCCATATTATTTTTTGGCTTACTCGCCTGGGGCGCAGTTGTTTTGTGGGGATTTTGATTAAATGAAAATAACTCAGCAAGTTTTTGATGCAATTATTGTAGGCGCTGGGGGCGCGGGTATGCGCGCTTCGTTACAGTTGGCGCAATCTGGTTTAAAAGTTGCCCTTATCTCCAAAGTATTTCCAACTCGTTCTCATACCGTTTCTGCTCAAGGAGGCATTAATGCTGCACTGGGTAACACAGACGGCATAGATGATTGGCGCTGGCACATGTACGACACCATTTTGGGTTCTGATTTTCTAGGGGATCAAGACGCTATCGAATATATGTGCAAACATGCCCCTGCAACCGTCTATGAATTAGAGCATATGGGATTACCTTTTTCCCGCAATGATCAAGGCAAAATTTATCAAAGAGCATTTGGGGGTCAGACCCTCAATTTTGGTCAAGAACAAGCGCATCGTACGTGTGCCGCAGCGGATCGTACCGGGCATGCAATGCTCCATACCCTTTATCAAAAAAATCTTGAAGCAAAAACCAACGTGTACAGCGAATGGTATGCCGTAGATTTAGTAAAATCTAAAACGGGCGGTGTGGCAGGTGTCATTGCATTATGCATAGAAACGGGCGAGGTGGTGTTTTTGCAATCACGTGCAACCGTATTGGCGACCGGCGGGGCGGGTAGAATCTTTGCAACCACAACGAATGCCTATACGAATACGGGCGATGGTTTAGGCATGGCGCTTCGTGCAGGATTTCCAGTGGAAGATATGGAAATGTGGCAGTTTCACCCCACAGGAATTGCGGGCGTCGGTGTATTGATTACCGAAGGCGCGCGTGGCGAGGGCGGCTACCTATTAAATAAAAATGGTGAACGTTATATGGAGCGTTATGCTCCACATCTCAAAGATCTCGCTTGCCGAGACGTGGTTTCTCGTTCATCCATGATAGAAATCAGAGAAGGCAGGGGTGCAGGGTCGCAAGGCGATTACGTCATGTTAAAGCTGGATCACTTAGGAGATGATATTTTAAAAACACGTCTACCGGGTATCACAGAGCTGGCACGTACTTTTGCAGGGGTTGATATTCGAAAAGATCCTATTCCAGTAGTACCCACCTGTCATTATATGATGGGCGGTATTCCTACCAACATTTATGGTCAGGCGTTGACAGTGGATGCAACGGGGGCAGATAAACTCGTTGAGGGGCTTTTTGCGGCGGGTGAATGTGCGTGCGTTTCGGTGCATGGCGCAAATCGTTTAGGTGCAAACTCATTATTAGATATTGTTGTTTTTGGTCGAGCGGTGGGGCTTCACTTAGAATCTATCATCAAAGATGGCTATGAAATGCCTTCTGTTAGCGAAGATGATATCGATGCTGCCTTGATGCGTTTAAATAGACTAAACGAAACGAAGCAAGGGGAGTCTGTTCCAAACGTACGGGCTGAGATGCAAAAAGTGATGCAAGAAGATTTTGGGGTATTTCGTACAGGTGAACACATGCAGCAGGGGCTTAAACGTCTTGATGCTATTGAAGCACAATCACATCACACTGTCTTAGGTGATCACAGTCAGGTATTTAATACAGCAAGAATTGAGGCACTTGAATTAGACAATTTAATGGCCGTTGCTAAAGCCTCTGCCGTGTTGGCTGAAAATCGTAAAGAGAGTAGAGGGGCACACTCGCGTTTGGATTATCCACAAAGAAATGATACTGATTGGTTAAAGCATTCTTTATATTTTGCTGATGGTCGTATTGCTTATCGTGCCGTCAACATGCGTCCACACGAGGTTGAGCCATTCCCACTTCAAGAGAGAGAACAATGATGAAATTCAGTATTTATCGTTTTAATCCGGAGAGTGATAAAGAGCCCTATATGCAGGACTATGAACTTGACCCTGTAAAAATAAAGGGAAAAATGATTCTCCATGCACTCGAAGCATTAAAAGAACAAGATCCCACCTTAGGATTTCGTCGTTCATGTGGTGAAGGCGTTTGTGGTTCTGATGGCATGAACATCAATGGCAAAAATCATTTAGCGTGTATGACTTCGTTAACGCATTTGCCAGACCATATTACCTTAAGACCGCTCCCAGGTTTTCCCGTTATTCGCGACTTAATCGTCGATATGACCCAATTTTTTGAGCAATATGGTAAGGCATCTCCCTTCTTAATGAATGACAAAGATCATCCCACCAAGGAGCGAATACAAACGCCTGAACAGCGTGCTAAATTGGATGGATTATACGAATGTATTTTATGCGCTTGTTGTTCAAGCTCGTGTCCTTCGTATTGGTGGAACCCAGATAAATTTTTGGGACCCGCGGCGTTACTTTGGGCTTATCGGTTTATCGCAGATAGTCGAGATACCCAAACTAATGAGCGGTTGGACGCTTTGCAAGATGCATTCAGCTTATTCCGTTGTCGCACGATCATGAATTGCGTTGATGTCTGTCCTAAAGGACTTAATCCTGCTAAGGCTATCGGGCACATTCGACGTGATATGTTAGAGAGAGCTGTTTAGTAATTTTTCGTAGTAAAGGGCATAAATAATGCAAGACAATAGTATGAAATCGCTTCTGGCGACTTCTTATTTATCAGGGGGTAACGCCTCTTATATTGAAGAGTTATACGAGATTTATCTTAAGAATCCGGACGGTGTTCCTCAAGAGTGGCAGAATTTTTTTGAATCATTGCCCAATGTTTCTAATATGGGTACCACTGATGTATCGCATGCCGATATTAAAGATTATTTTTTACAGTTAGCGAAGCAGCCGCGTGCATTTCATGTTCCTATCACCGCGGATGCATTGAAAGAACGCAAGCAAATTCAAGTCGAAAAACTCATAGAAAATTATCGTCGTTTTGGCCATTTAGCCGCAAAAATTGACCCTTTAGGTTTTCAACGGCCCGAAGTCAGTGAGTTACAGCTCAATAAATATAATTTAAGTGAAGCTGACTATAAGGAAACTTTTGCTGCAGAAGGATTAATGGGCAAATCCCAGGCCACACTCAAAGATATCTATACTAAATTACGTAATGTTTACACCGAAACGATTGGTGCTGAATATATGTATATTAGCAACCAAGAAGAAGTTCGTTGGTTACAACATTATCTAGAACAAAAAAAATCCTCTGTAATTGCTGCAGAAGATAAACCTGAAATATTAAAACTTTTAACGGCAGCCGACGGACTCGAGCGTTATTTAGGCAACAGATTTGTCGGGCAAAAGCGTTTTTCATTAGAAGGCGGAGATGCTTTTGTACCCTTGTTACATGAAATCATTAATCGATCAGGCAGTGAAGGTGTAAAAGAAGTTGTTATTGGGATGGCGCATCGTGGCCGATTGAATGTGCTTGTAAACGTTATGGGTCAATCCCCAGAAGAACTTTTTCAAGAGTTTGAAGGCAGAAAAGATTACGGCTTGACCTCAGGAGATGTGAAATATCATTTAGGATTTTCTTCTGATGTGGCCACAGTCGGTGGGCCAGTGCATCTGTCGCTGGCTTTCAATCCTTCGCATTTAGAAGTTATCTCTTCTGTCGTAATGGGCTCAGTGCGCGCCAGGCAAGACCGGTATGAGGATGCACACCGCAATCAAATCACTGCCATCCAAGTGCATGGTGATGCGGCTTTTGCGGGTCAAGGTATTGTGATGGAAACACTCAATATGTCCCAAACGAATGCTTATTCCGTAGGGGGCGCCATCCATATTGTGATTAACAATCAAGTGGGTTTCACTACCAGCAATCCAAAAGACGCACGCTCTTCTTTGTATTGCACAGATGTGGCTAA carries:
- the sdhC gene encoding succinate dehydrogenase, cytochrome b556 subunit; amino-acid sequence: MKDKRPVYLDVTKYKFPNTAIVSILHRISGVILFLYIPFLIWALDTSLSSGEHFQQLLYNFDWPVTKFFLWVLLASLIFHLVAGVRHLFMDMGIGETHRGGRLGANLVFIISLVLILVAGIWLW
- the sdhD gene encoding succinate dehydrogenase, hydrophobic membrane anchor protein, which encodes MVDSILSLSTRGLRDWLIQRVTALIIGLYAIFIIGFIILHPQMQFDEWQSLFSFNITKIFSLLVLFSIILHAWIGMWTVFTDYITSWRWRLFLEILVAILFFGLLAWGAVVLWGF
- the gltA gene encoding citrate (Si)-synthase; the protein is MAQKVAKLTFEDKDLDLPIYSGTLGPEVIDINQVGKEDIFTYDPGFMSTAACESKITFIDGDKGILLYRGYPIEQLAEKCNYMEVCYLLLNGELPDADQKQSFEYNICYHTMVHEQLYNFLNGFRRDAHPMAIMVGVVGALSAFYHDSLDINNPEHRVVSANRVISKMPTIAAMCHKYSIGQPYMYPQNKMKYSENFLHMMFGTPSEIYEPSPVLVRAMDRILILHADHEQNASTSTVRMAGSTGANPFACISAGIAALWGPAHGGANEAALNMLREIGSEARIGEYIKRAKDKDDPFRLMGFGHRVYKNYDPRAKVMRETCHEVLKEVGGHDNPIFKLALKLEKIALEDDYFIEKKLYPNVDFYSGITLSALGIPANMFTVIFAIARTVGWISHWNEMISDPKRRLCRPRQLYTGPTRRDVPEVKHR
- a CDS encoding succinate dehydrogenase iron-sulfur subunit, whose protein sequence is MKFSIYRFNPESDKEPYMQDYELDPVKIKGKMILHALEALKEQDPTLGFRRSCGEGVCGSDGMNINGKNHLACMTSLTHLPDHITLRPLPGFPVIRDLIVDMTQFFEQYGKASPFLMNDKDHPTKERIQTPEQRAKLDGLYECILCACCSSSCPSYWWNPDKFLGPAALLWAYRFIADSRDTQTNERLDALQDAFSLFRCRTIMNCVDVCPKGLNPAKAIGHIRRDMLERAV
- the sdhA gene encoding succinate dehydrogenase flavoprotein subunit — encoded protein: MKITQQVFDAIIVGAGGAGMRASLQLAQSGLKVALISKVFPTRSHTVSAQGGINAALGNTDGIDDWRWHMYDTILGSDFLGDQDAIEYMCKHAPATVYELEHMGLPFSRNDQGKIYQRAFGGQTLNFGQEQAHRTCAAADRTGHAMLHTLYQKNLEAKTNVYSEWYAVDLVKSKTGGVAGVIALCIETGEVVFLQSRATVLATGGAGRIFATTTNAYTNTGDGLGMALRAGFPVEDMEMWQFHPTGIAGVGVLITEGARGEGGYLLNKNGERYMERYAPHLKDLACRDVVSRSSMIEIREGRGAGSQGDYVMLKLDHLGDDILKTRLPGITELARTFAGVDIRKDPIPVVPTCHYMMGGIPTNIYGQALTVDATGADKLVEGLFAAGECACVSVHGANRLGANSLLDIVVFGRAVGLHLESIIKDGYEMPSVSEDDIDAALMRLNRLNETKQGESVPNVRAEMQKVMQEDFGVFRTGEHMQQGLKRLDAIEAQSHHTVLGDHSQVFNTARIEALELDNLMAVAKASAVLAENRKESRGAHSRLDYPQRNDTDWLKHSLYFADGRIAYRAVNMRPHEVEPFPLQEREQ
- a CDS encoding APC family permease; this encodes MDQLHRRFSPFHLLLISINGMIGSAWLFAPFYAAKLAGPYAIYAWIIGGLVTILIALTFAELSVFLPIAGGSSRFPQLSHGILTSFIMSWITWISALTMAPIEVQAVLQYASTYFGFLVHMSNNAPVLTPMGMLWAALIMLLLCVVNIASFKGLVRFNLILFGFKVLVIILTILFFIKTRFQIPHFYAIDTQSFSAHWHDIMTAVAAGGVAFAFTGFKHGVELAGETKNSRLAIPLAIVGSIVICLLLYIGLQIAFIGAIPHSSLAAGWNNLSFTGDVGPYAGIAAGLGLVWILKLLYIDAVVSPLGAGLIYVTSTARILYAMSKNGYFPSIFSRLNKQHFPVFAISLNFLIGMFLFLPLPGWQAMVSFLVSAMVISYAMGPISLLCLRLQLPNEKRGFRLPAAQLLCFIAFYFCNLISYWTGWETIWKFEIAIGMGLLLFVGAYLRGNISATNTGLKAILWIAPYFSGLFVISYLGSFGGKNIISFGWDFLVIALFSIVILYLAVKTRIGLVHDQYAIYKTEEFAA